The Drosophila nasuta strain 15112-1781.00 chromosome 2L, ASM2355853v1, whole genome shotgun sequence genome window below encodes:
- the LOC132786327 gene encoding NHL repeat-containing protein 2 gives MCSFLNDLFCHFWCWVLKIFTNHNMDCTEDLTAIDIVTFITDELQQNYRNSSGPNKAKVFQEFLERWDSKDNSIAKVKALQFDFESDLDWFNVSRPLSIANLRGKVVLLDFFTYCCINCMHVLPELRALEERFPVEAGFVVVGVHSPKFENERTAANILSAAQRYGIKHPIVNDSKSALWRALSIRCWPSLFVLSPDGYPMLLLMGEGHGEFLHDFVGAALSYFDARQKIEHVSLPLQLSTDLQPASHLRFPAKIARLSNRYAIADAGNNRVLVVSESGVVEHKIGGLEAGFVDGNLLAARFNNPQGVTFLDEHTLIVADTDNHALRQISLQKGSVETLAGTGQQGNERVGGKLGQLQPISSPWDVAVFRTRDMDMSFHVDELNVPEKTIVLIAMAGTHQIWGYFPEGIIWWKFKKFEPRCCVSLIGNGLEENRNNSYPQNAAFAQPSGLALSKDFLFIADSESSSIRKASLVDGKVMAVVGGDRNPQNLFAFGDEDGKLYNAKLQHPLGVAYNHSDHKVYVADTYNHKIKVINTETNVITSLVIKNQEDNSVLSFREPSGLCIDSSGKQLLVADTNNHTIHIIDLATLTARRFVLDFNQLTSSTSEIDAPLGAPRSSGLQLLKQLPLLKHSSSTLQFVIKLSPELKYTPEAPQKWTVKRISPTLELKQTNGVLSDGKCTLQVKRLKPVEDSKDVLAIEFSLSLCDAHSCLIKRFSVSIDSEAAVAGEDGGTLNTEIAITVNHSNISL, from the exons atgtgtagtttcttaaatgatttgttttgccatttttggtGTTGggtgttgaaaatatttacaaatcaCAACATGGATTGCACAGAGGACTTAACTGCCATCGACATTGTGACATTTATCACCGACGAACTGCAGCAAAACTATCGCAATAGCAGTGGCCCCAATAAAGCGAAAGTCTTTCAAGAATTCCTCGAACGCTGGGACTCCAAAGACAATTCAATTGCCAAAGTGAAAGCGCTGCAATTCGATTTCGAGTCGG ATTTGGATTGGTTTAATGTCAGTCGCCCTTTGTCAATTGCTAATTTGCGGGGCAAAGTGGTCCTTTTGGATTTCTTCACATATTGCTGCATCAATTGCATGCATGTGCTGCCCGAGCTGCGTGCGCTCGAGGAACGCTTTCCCGTCGAAGCTGGCTTCGTTGTGGTGGGCGTGCACAGTCCCAAGTTCGAGAACGAACGCACCGCAGCGAATATTCTATCCGCGGCCCAGCGCTATGGCATCAAACATCCTATTGTGAATGATTCCAAGTCTGCTTTGTGGCGTGCACTGAGCATTAGATGCTGGCCATCATTGTTTGTCCTTAGCCCCGATGGCTATCCCATGCTCTTGCTGATGGGCGAAGGCCACGGCGAATTTCTGCATGACTTTGTTGGCGCTGCACTTTCGTATTTCGACGCTCGCCAAAAGATTGAGCATGTGAGTTTGCCGTTACAGCTGTCGACAGATCTGCAGCCTGCCTCTCATCTACGTTTCCCAGCGAAAATTGCGCGTCTGTCCAATCGCTATGCCATCGCAGATGCGGGCAACAATCGTGTGCTTGTCGTCAGCGAATCGGGTGTCGTAGAGCATAAGATTGGTGGCCTGGAGGCGGGTTTTGTCGATGGCAATTTGTTGGCCGCACGCTTTAACAATCCCCAAGGTGTGACATTTCTGGACGAGCACACACTAATTGTGGCCGACACGGATAATCATGCATTGCGCCAAATATCACTGCAAAAAGGCAGTGTCGAGACTTTGGCGGGCACTGGACAACAGGGCAATGAACGCGTTGGCGGAAAGCTAGGACAATTGCAGCCCATCTCATCGCCCTGGGATGTGGCGGTATTTCGAACACGCGACATGGACATGTCCTTCCATGTGGATGAGCTAAATGTACCGGAGAAAACTATTGTGCTCATTGCCATGGCAGGCACACATCAGATTTGGGGCTATTTTCCCGAAGGCATCATTTGGTGGAAGTTTAAGAAGTTTGAGCCACGCTGTTGCGTTTCGCTAATTGGCAACGGACTAGAGGAGAATCGCAACAATTCGTATCCACAGAATGCAGCATTTGCGCAACCTTCTGGTTTGGCCTTGTCCAAGGACTTTTTGTTTATCGCGGATAGCGAGAGCTCCAGCATACGCAAGGCTTCGTTGGTCGACGGTAAAGTGATGGCGGTGGTTGGAGGAGATCGAAATCCACAA aatcTGTTTGCCTTTGGTGACGAGGATGGGAAGCTGTACAATGCCAAGCTGCAGCATCCTTTGGGCGTTGCCTATAATCACAGCGATCACAAGGTTTATGTGGCCGACACATACAATCACAAGATCAAGGTCATTAATACGGAGACGAACGTCATTACCAGTTTGGTTATAAAGAATCAGGAAGACAACAGCGTGCTGAGTTTTCGTGAACCATCGGGACTTTGCATTGATTCAAGTGGCAAACAATTGCTGGTGGCTGATACAAATAATCACACAATACATATCATTGATTTGGCAACATTGACAGCTCGTCGTTTCGTGCTGGACTTTAATCAATTGACATCATCCACCAGCGAAATCGATGCACCACTTGGTGCACCTCGTTCAAGTGGATTACAGCTATTGAAGCAGCTGCCACTATTGAAGCATTCGAGTAGCACGCTGCAATTCGTCATTAAACTGTCGCCAGAGCTTAAATATACCCCAGAAGCGCCGCAAAAGTGGACAGTGAAGCGCATAAGTCCAACGTTGGAATTGAAGCAAACAAATGGAGTTTTAAGCGACGGCAAATGCACGCTGCAAGTGAAGCGTTTGAAACCTGTGGAAGACAGCAAAGATGTGCTGGCCATTGAGTTTTCGCTGAGTTTGTGCGATGCTCACAGTTGCCTTATCAAGCGATTTTCAGTGTCCATCGATAGTGAAGCTGCTGTGGCTGGCGAAGATGGTGGAACACTCAATACAGAGATTGCCATCACTGTGAATCACTCCAACATAAGTTTGTGA
- the LOC132786364 gene encoding gamma-interferon-inducible lysosomal thiol reductase translates to MIATRKRILIILFLIIVLGLLLRIIFLYNPLLTLTDEPSFRRAAGAPVLVMVFYEALCPDSKFFITKQLLPAFKVAAPIMEVQLVPYGKAHTATDSEGKYTFECQHGLTECQANTYHACAAEIIDDPLLRLEVVTCMIHDNRHPKEAMQKCAKQHNVENLDLIQKCYDSSHGAELMKLNGDATHALRPPVTFIPTITLDGSQGRQASILKDLLSEVCKIAGNTEQTQKFCTQL, encoded by the exons ATGATAGCCACACGTAAACGAATTcttatcattttatttctaattatCGTTCTGGGACTCTTGCTACGTATTATTTTCTTGTACAATCCACTGCTGACATTAACG GATGAACCCAGTTTTCGTCGGGCTGCCGGAGCACCGGTGCTCGTGATGGTATTCTATGAAGCCCTCTGCCCCGACTCCAAATTCTTCATCACCAAGCAACTATTGCCCGCCTTCAAAGTGGCAGCGCCTATTATGGAAGTGCAGCTGGTGCCCTATGGCAAG GCACACACTGCCACAGACAGCGAAGGTAAATACACTTTTGAATGTCAACATGGTTTAACGGAATGTCAGGCAAACACCTATCATGCTTGCGCAGCTGAAATTATCGATGATCCTCTGCTGCGACTAGAAGTGGTGACCTGCATGATACATGATAACCGACACCCTAAAGAGGCTATGCAAAAG TGTGCCAAGCAGCACAATGTGGAAAATTTGGACCTGATTCAAAAGTGCTATGACAGCAGTCATGGAGCTGAGTTGATGAAACTCAATGGAGATGCGACGCATGCGCTGCGGCCACCAGTTACCTTCATTCCAACCATCACACTAGATGGTTCTCAGGGCAGACAAGCATCGATTTTAAAGGATCTACTTTCAGAGGTCTGCAAGATAGCCGGAAACACAGAGCAGACGCAGAAGTTTTGCACACAACTTTag
- the LOC132786353 gene encoding ATP-dependent (S)-NAD(P)H-hydrate dehydratase has translation MSKIIEIPVHTQKLLTIFRTIIPKLTNGKYKGQYGRIGVIGGSLEYTGAPYFAAISAIKVGADLSHVFCHAEAAPVIKSYSPDLIVHPILDREDAVEQIKPWIDRLHVVVVGPGLGRDLGVLKTAAHVIKLCLAMGKPLIVDADGLFILNNNIELICGQRNVILTPNAIEFQRLFGQDATAAREKMLRLGNGVVILEKGANDKIHIPHTSEVYTMPVGGSGRRCGGQGDLLSGSLATFFYWSLQSNQPNPAYLAACASSYFLKRLNLAAFQKLGRSMVASDMINEISSVFKVEFESTS, from the exons ATGTCGAAAATAATAGAAATCCCAGTGCATACGCAAAAGTTGCTGACCATCTTCAGAACTATTATTCCCAAATTGACTAATGGCAAGTATAAAGGTCAATATGGTCGTATTGGCGTCATTGGCGGCTCCCTGGAGTACACTGGAGCCCCCTATTTTGCGGCCATATCTGCGATCAAAGTGGGCGCTGATTTGTCGCATGTTTTTTGTCATGCGGAAGCGGCGCCAGTTATTAAATCCTATAGCCCCGATTTAATTGTTCATCCGATTTTGGATCGCGAAGATGCCGTAGAGCAAATTAAACCTTGGATCGATCGATTGCATGTTGTT GTCGTTGGTCCCGGTTTAGGACGCGATTTAGGTGTCTTGAAAACCGCCGCACATGTGATTAAATTGTGCCTCGCAATGGGCAAACCGCTCATTGTAGATGCCGATGGATTGTTCATATTGAACAATAATATTGAGCTAATTTGTGGACAACGTAACGTCATATTGACGCCAAATGCCATTGAATTTCAACGTTTATTTGGCCAAGACGCTACTGCGGCTCGAGAAAAGATGTTACGGCTTGGCAATGGTGTTGTCATCCTCGAGAAAGGTGCCAACGACAAGATTCATATACCACACACGAGTGAAGTGTATACGATGCCAGTTGGCGGTTCTGGGCGTCGTTGTGGTGGACAGGGAGATTTACTAAGCGGTTCACTGGCCACGTTCTTTTATTGGTCACTGCAGTCGAATCAACCCAACCCCGCTTATTTGGCTGCTTGTGCCTCAAGTTATTTTCTGAAGAGACTCAATTTGGCAGCATTTCAAAAGCTCGGTCGCAGCATGGTAGCAAGTGATATGATTAATGAGATATCGTCCGTGTTTAAAGTGGAATTTGAAAGTACTTCATAA